One window from the genome of Plasmodium reichenowi strain SY57 chromosome 8, whole genome shotgun sequence encodes:
- a CDS encoding histone acetyltransferase subunit NuA4, putative — translation MKHKVKRDIMKCKKKLESSIKALEDKILRLESEYHKNCNVNGGNLIKGWESHLRKTPLEPLSFRTFRDDYGDSYVERMLSLTSCTSPATALFPSEDTIREKRKM, via the coding sequence atgaaacatAAGGTTAAACGTGATATAATgaaatgtaaaaaaaagCTGGAAAGTTCTATAAAAGCATTAGAAGATAAAATTTTAAGACTTGAATCAGAATATCATAAGAATTGTAATGTTAATGGAGGGAATTTAATAAAAGGATGGGAAAGTCATTTAAGAAAAACACCATTAGAACCTTTGAGTTTCAGGACATTTAGAGATGACTATGGAGATTCATATGTAGAAAGAATGTTATCATTAACATCATGTACGTCTCCTGCCACAGCTTTATTTCCAAGTGAAGATACAATAAGAGAAAAACGtaaaatgtaa
- a CDS encoding hypothetical protein (conserved Plasmodium protein, unknown function), translating into MRITNKFSLISLECLQVNLIIPFYKKKTKRIDNRFFLFRRFNSFDKIHSLDKNCNNLSFEYKNNINHIDDKNELNHNFIGKKTNFLNKQTSENKKKVLQNKNDDKYKDFHSANENDDDKFSNNFFFCDDTHEFKNNQINETSTDNTYEYTNDEYNEDIDDDLDTLLLTNNLNSSLIGELWHASANSIYKNNKKLDIQDEKKNKNQINDIDETSTNIIKQIDNCVHTNINVPQKHDNQKCKEKFSNSFVNEIYEKEVKETQKMKEYLEQHEEHFSMFRNSILCKLRIAEELSRNTNHSSKENINNYNKHKEEYYKNLIDSINNTNNPIINVNNNHYHNKKKKKNYNYYPVNNNINYDHVETIKILDIDNIPCNILNNLFAYNIVKNCSAELCLKIISRLGMYRDKYSQISYENMINYLGQVLNCSKNAEIIALFSRCYETISIPFLVNYVRKYGTFSRAFIVNMYDKYFKKRLFDFVRYENNMGIRKIPNILTHPYHLSSYTKLLGECSAKKDMYVQLKIRGHIPDTFQITEENKSEEEINYLMNAKKDSNKKIDNVNNIDLIENSTKKNKKKSSKFIERPKIYDIILSSEYTGLPIEHFIDKQKKIEDDKHSKDVMKTLPNKEIIIGHDILQNDFILNDELDKENKQKIIINKKQNGDILNVNNNNNNNEESIQSTYNINKLNIQENQQNEQDIHFNNNENTNFILDDDCDIYVYKRFNKLNNSSFKMQTTLVKTETNEEKKQNNEIDLYINKGQYFEEIDMDQNNKSLWKLPWNSIKKDSFYFKGRFFKIIPNEGWSEIKELSKNYIKPKRRRTKHCIKRQRILQKKIKVNLFKKKILENYDKMKKTKK; encoded by the coding sequence ATGCGtattacaaataaattttcCCTCATAAGTTTGGAATGTTTACAGGtgaatttaataattcctttttataagaaaaaaacgAAAAGAATAGATAATCgtttttttctatttagAAGGTTTAATTCATTTGATAAAATACATTCACTGGACAAAAACtgtaataatttatcatttgaatataaaaataatattaaccatattgatgataaaaatgaattgaaccataattttataggaaaaaaaacaaactttttaaataaGCAAACAAGTGAAAACAAGAAGAAAgtattacaaaataaaaatgatgataaatataaggATTTTCATTCTGCAAATGAAAATGACGATGATAAGTTtagtaataatttttttttttgtgatGACACACATGAATTTAAAAACAATCAAATTAATGAAACTTCGACTGATAACACTTATGAATATACAaatgatgaatataatgaagatataGATGACGATTTAGATACCTTATTATTAACAAACAACTTAAACTCAAGTTTAATAGGAGAACTTTGGCATGCATCAGCAAATagtatttataaaaataataaaaagttaGATATTCaggatgaaaaaaaaaataaaaaccaaataaatgatattGATGAAACATctacaaatattattaaacaAATAGATAATTGTGTACacacaaatataaatgtacCACAAAAACATGATAACCAAAAGTGTAAGGAAAAATTTTCAAATTCATTTgttaatgaaatatatgaaaaagaagTAAAAGAAACCcaaaaaatgaaagaatATTTAGAACAACATGAAGAACATTTTTCAATGTTTAGAAATTCAATTTTATGTAAATTAAGAATAGCTGAAGAATTATCTCGAAATACTAATCACTCAagtaaagaaaatataaataattacaataaacacaaagaagaatattataaaaactTAATCGAttctataaataatacaaataacCCAATAATTAAcgtaaataataatcattatcataataaaaaaaaaaaaaaaaattataattattatccagtcaataataatattaattatgaTCATGTGGAAACCATCAAAATTTTAGATATTGATAATATTCcatgtaatatattaaataatttatttgcatataatattgtaaaaaattGTAGTGCAGAATTGtgtttaaaaataataagtaGATTAGGTATGTATAGAGATAAATATTCTCAAATATCttatgaaaatatgatTAATTATTTAGGTCAAGTATTAAATTGTTCAAAAAATGCAGAAATTATTGCACTTTTTTCTAGATGTTATGAAACTATAAGTATTCCCTTCTTAGTTAATTATGTTAGGAAATATGGTACATTCTCTAGAGCTTTTATAGTTAATATgtatgataaatattttaaaaagagATTATTTGATTTTGTAAGATATGAAAATAACATGGGAATTCGAAAAATACCAAATATATTAACTCATCCTTATCatttatcatcatatacGAAATTATTAGGGGAATGCTCAGCCAAAAAAGATATGTATGTACAGCTAAAAATACGAGGTCATATTCCAGATACTTTTCAAATAAcagaagaaaataaaagtgaagaggaaattaattatttaatgaatGCTAAAAAAGATtctaataaaaaaattgacAATGTCAATAATATAGATTTAATAGAAAAttcaacaaaaaaaaacaagaaaaaatcTAGTAAATTTATCGAAAGACCGAAAATTTATGACATCATTTTATCATCAGAATATACAGGTCTACCCATTGAACATTTTATagataaacaaaaaaagataGAAGATGACAAACACAGTAAGGATGTAATGAAAACATTACCAAATAAGGAGATAATAATTGGACATgatatattacaaaatgattttatattaaatgatgaattagataaggaaaataaacaaaaaattataataaataagaaGCAGAATGgtgatatattaaatgttaataataataataataataatgaagagTCTATACAAAGTACATATAACATCAACAAGTTAAATATTCAAGAGAATCAACAAAATGAACAGgatattcattttaataataatgaaaatacaAATTTTATTCTTGATGATGATTgtgatatatatgtatataaacGATTTAACAAATTAAACAACTCATCATTTAAAATGCAAACTACTTTGGTAAAAACAGAAacaaatgaagaaaaaaaacaaaataatgaaatagATCTCTATATTAATAAAGGACAATATTTTGAAGAAATAGATATGgatcaaaataataaatcttTATGGAAATTACCTTGGAAtagtataaaaaaagattccttttattttaaaggtagattttttaaaattataccTAATGAAGGATGGTCCGAAATTAAGGAACTATccaaaaattatattaagccaaaaagaagaagaacAAAACATTGTATTAAAAGACAAAgaattttacaaaaaaaaattaaagttaatttgtttaaaaaaaaaattttagaaaattatgataaaatgaaaaaaacaaaaaaatga